From one Sphingomonas sp. BT-65 genomic stretch:
- a CDS encoding asparagine synthase-related protein encodes MRPRYLLLISGGDNLAGWAQRVESATGLRLAWSEERLALLVNGSCGCLEIPGFGAVVGALFHRHGPARAVSALRASDHGAFAQRGMDHLLGAWWGGYVAVQRRGDTVEIMRDPSGALPCYRGESADGLLLASDLDLLLAGGAIVPGIDWNALARLLWSGGLPTRETALAGVTALLPGAAVALTGAGERVAMRWSPWDHAEPDGLPEEERAVRLRRVVQQCVAGWASLSQRPLVSLSGGLDSSIVAACLAEAGSDVRCATMYTADPAGDERSYARALCAHLGLPLAECPYDLDAVDIARAQGLHLPRPAGRAQNQAYERAHMAVAERESADVFFTGNGGDNVFGYSQSAAALADRVLHEGLGVGAFRTFRDICAQTGAGPMRVLGAALRVARRPAAYRWKPKLALLHPDLVEAAGRSDLSHPWLDAPERALPGKAAHIAGLVRVQLTIEPDRSLRAPVVNPLLAQPVMEACLAIPSWEWRAGGRDRAAARTAFAGLLPSAIVERRSKGTPDPFLGVIVRHNRGALRERLLDGALAGRGLLDRAALEQALAPDRQTTGEEHMRLLELANIEAWVRAWTSRPVGQGRPVQPGPCAARPSA; translated from the coding sequence ATGAGGCCGCGCTACCTTCTCCTGATCTCTGGCGGCGACAACCTTGCCGGGTGGGCGCAGCGCGTTGAGAGCGCGACGGGGCTGCGGCTCGCATGGTCCGAGGAGCGGCTGGCGCTGCTCGTCAACGGCAGCTGCGGCTGCCTTGAGATCCCGGGTTTCGGCGCGGTGGTCGGCGCCCTGTTCCACCGCCATGGGCCTGCGCGCGCGGTCTCGGCATTGCGCGCCAGCGACCATGGCGCCTTTGCGCAACGCGGCATGGATCATCTGCTCGGCGCCTGGTGGGGCGGCTATGTCGCCGTGCAGCGCCGCGGCGACACGGTCGAGATTATGCGCGATCCATCCGGCGCGCTTCCCTGCTACCGTGGCGAAAGCGCGGACGGCCTGTTGCTCGCCTCGGACCTCGACCTGCTGCTCGCGGGCGGTGCGATCGTCCCGGGCATCGACTGGAATGCGCTCGCGCGCCTCCTCTGGTCGGGCGGCCTTCCGACGCGCGAGACCGCGCTCGCCGGCGTGACCGCGCTGCTGCCCGGCGCCGCGGTGGCGCTGACCGGTGCGGGCGAGCGGGTGGCGATGCGCTGGTCGCCCTGGGACCATGCCGAGCCCGACGGCTTGCCGGAGGAGGAGCGGGCCGTCCGGCTGCGCCGTGTCGTGCAGCAATGCGTCGCCGGCTGGGCGTCGCTCTCGCAGCGGCCGCTCGTCAGCCTGTCGGGCGGGCTCGATTCCTCGATCGTCGCGGCATGCCTGGCCGAGGCCGGTTCCGACGTGCGCTGCGCCACGATGTACACCGCCGATCCCGCCGGCGACGAGCGCAGCTATGCGCGCGCGCTGTGCGCGCATCTCGGGTTGCCGCTCGCCGAATGTCCTTACGATCTCGATGCCGTCGACATCGCCCGGGCACAGGGACTCCATCTGCCGCGCCCCGCGGGCCGCGCCCAGAACCAGGCCTATGAACGCGCGCATATGGCGGTGGCCGAACGCGAATCGGCCGATGTCTTCTTCACGGGCAACGGCGGCGACAATGTCTTCGGCTATTCCCAGTCCGCCGCAGCGCTCGCCGACCGCGTGCTGCACGAGGGGCTGGGGGTTGGTGCGTTTCGCACGTTTCGCGACATCTGCGCCCAGACCGGCGCCGGACCGATGCGCGTGCTGGGCGCCGCGCTGAGGGTCGCAAGACGGCCGGCGGCCTATCGGTGGAAGCCCAAGCTCGCCTTGCTCCATCCCGATCTCGTGGAGGCGGCCGGCCGGAGCGACCTCAGCCATCCCTGGCTCGACGCGCCCGAGCGCGCGTTGCCCGGCAAGGCGGCGCACATCGCAGGTCTCGTCCGCGTCCAGCTCACGATCGAGCCCGACCGCAGCCTGCGCGCGCCGGTGGTCAATCCGCTGCTCGCCCAGCCGGTGATGGAGGCCTGCCTCGCCATCCCGAGCTGGGAATGGCGCGCGGGCGGACGCGACCGCGCCGCCGCCCGCACGGCCTTTGCCGGGCTGCTTCCGTCAGCGATCGTCGAGCGCCGGAGCAAGGGTACGCCGGACCCGTTCCTTGGGGTAATCGTCCGGCACAATCGCGGCGCGCTTCGCGAGCGCTTGCTGGACGGCGCGCTCGCCGGGCGCGGCCTGCTCGATCGCGCCGCGCTCGAGCAGGCGCTTGCCCCCGACCGGCAGACGACGGGCGAGGAGCATATGCGCCTGCTCGAGCTCGCCAATATCGAGGCGTGGGTCAGGGCCTGGACGTCGCGTCCGGTGGGGCAGGGACGCCCGGTCCAGCCTGGCCCTTGCGCAGCGCGTCCCAGTGCCTGA
- a CDS encoding lasso peptide biosynthesis B2 protein codes for MSLRLRAGLSWCPCGGRSVFLDLARDRYFCLPRDSDRAFQAWAAGEAACASALDRLVARGVLAGGEGGSRGPAACPPALRDLAEERPGRMRALGVMAAAAGQLRARASLRRVPVAILLARIAAARSAKLVGPVRDPISDEARARAVADAFRAAATVLRAEDQCLPRAIAARWMCDRYKLDAALAFGVRLNPFAAHSWVQAGDAVIVGDLEQVRLYTPILVVP; via the coding sequence ATGTCGCTGCGCCTGCGCGCGGGCCTCAGCTGGTGTCCTTGCGGAGGGCGAAGCGTGTTTCTCGACCTCGCGCGCGACCGCTATTTCTGCCTGCCGCGCGACAGCGACCGCGCGTTCCAGGCCTGGGCCGCGGGCGAGGCGGCATGCGCATCCGCGCTCGACCGTCTCGTGGCACGCGGCGTTCTTGCCGGGGGCGAGGGCGGCAGCCGCGGGCCGGCGGCCTGCCCGCCGGCGCTGCGCGATCTTGCCGAAGAGCGACCGGGAAGGATGCGCGCGCTTGGCGTCATGGCCGCGGCCGCCGGTCAGCTCCGTGCGCGCGCTTCGCTGCGCCGGGTGCCGGTCGCGATCCTGCTCGCGCGCATCGCCGCTGCGCGAAGCGCAAAGCTCGTCGGTCCCGTCCGCGATCCGATCTCCGACGAGGCCCGGGCGCGGGCGGTCGCCGACGCCTTCCGCGCGGCCGCGACGGTTCTGCGCGCCGAGGATCAATGTCTGCCCCGCGCGATCGCGGCACGATGGATGTGCGACCGGTACAAGCTCGACGCCGCCCTGGCGTTCGGGGTCCGGCTGAATCCCTTCGCGGCGCACAGCTGGGTGCAGGCTGGCGATGCGGTGATCGTCGGCGACCTCGAGCAGGTGCGCCTCTACACGCCGATCCTGGTGGTGCCATGA
- a CDS encoding benenodin family lasso peptide → MNREHEDVIELGAVSTETKGVQVGFADIEDGERILPGLSDD, encoded by the coding sequence ATGAACCGCGAGCATGAAGACGTGATCGAGCTCGGTGCCGTGAGCACCGAGACCAAGGGCGTTCAGGTCGGCTTCGCCGACATCGAGGACGGCGAGCGCATCCTCCCCGGCCTGTCCGACGACTGA
- a CDS encoding OsmC family protein → MALRRTRVFVKETGESPYAVRIEMGAHLLTGDEPVDAGGWNLGPAPFDLMTAALAECTAMTVRWYALQHDWPLDHVEVTVDRAKKLPAGASEPVDVFDKTVILRGSRLSEGQRARLLEIATKCPIQRVLEGAPTIMTKAGTPLDEAFDS, encoded by the coding sequence ATGGCGCTGCGACGCACCCGGGTGTTCGTGAAGGAAACAGGCGAGAGCCCCTACGCCGTGCGTATCGAGATGGGTGCCCATCTCCTGACGGGCGACGAGCCGGTCGACGCGGGCGGCTGGAACCTTGGTCCTGCGCCATTCGACTTGATGACGGCCGCGCTTGCGGAATGCACCGCCATGACCGTTCGATGGTATGCCCTCCAGCACGACTGGCCACTCGATCATGTCGAAGTGACGGTCGATCGCGCGAAAAAGTTGCCGGCGGGAGCGTCCGAGCCGGTCGATGTCTTCGACAAGACCGTCATCCTTCGTGGATCGCGACTGAGCGAGGGCCAGCGTGCACGCCTCCTCGAGATCGCGACCAAATGTCCGATCCAGCGTGTGTTGGAGGGGGCACCCACCATCATGACCAAAGCTGGAACCCCGCTCGATGAAGCGTTCGACAGCTAG
- a CDS encoding glutathione S-transferase family protein, translated as MADLSSFPITGRWPATHPERLQLYSVNTPNGVKASIMLEEIGLPYEAHWVRFDADDQKTPEFLSLNPNGKIPAIIDPDGPDGRPLTLFESGAILLYLADKTGRLIGDTAADRWHATQWVMFQMGGVGPMIGQLGFFSVTGGKDWEDKRPRERYANESRRLLDVLDQALNGQDWMLRSGYSIADIALVGWINALVESGLGEQIGAGEYRNLAAWLGRALARPAVQRGLKIPAPPS; from the coding sequence GTGGCGGATCTTTCATCCTTTCCGATCACGGGGCGTTGGCCGGCAACGCATCCCGAGCGGCTCCAGCTCTACTCGGTCAACACGCCGAACGGGGTCAAGGCATCGATCATGCTCGAGGAGATCGGGCTGCCCTATGAAGCGCATTGGGTGCGCTTCGATGCGGACGATCAGAAGACGCCCGAGTTTCTGTCGCTCAATCCCAACGGCAAGATCCCCGCGATCATTGATCCTGATGGGCCTGACGGCAGGCCGCTGACGCTGTTCGAGAGTGGCGCCATTCTGCTCTATCTCGCGGACAAGACCGGCAGGCTGATCGGGGACACCGCCGCCGATCGTTGGCACGCGACACAATGGGTTATGTTCCAGATGGGCGGCGTAGGCCCGATGATCGGGCAGCTCGGCTTCTTCTCGGTGACCGGCGGCAAGGATTGGGAGGATAAGCGTCCGCGCGAGCGCTATGCGAACGAGAGCCGCCGCCTCCTCGATGTGCTCGACCAGGCTTTGAACGGGCAGGACTGGATGCTGAGGAGCGGGTACTCAATTGCCGATATCGCCCTCGTCGGCTGGATCAACGCGCTGGTGGAGTCCGGGCTGGGCGAGCAGATCGGCGCGGGCGAGTATCGCAACCTTGCCGCCTGGCTTGGCAGGGCTCTCGCGAGGCCGGCCGTCCAACGGGGCTTGAAGATACCGGCGCCGCCGAGCTGA
- a CDS encoding GNAT family N-acetyltransferase: protein MSKVRDNPAEHRFELAIEGSDEPAVAYYQVDGDRLTLTHTEVPQAFAGRGIGSELARGVFDAIRASGRKAVLRCRFMGGFYARHPEYADIVDG from the coding sequence ATGAGCAAGGTCAGGGACAACCCGGCCGAGCATCGCTTCGAGCTTGCGATCGAGGGCTCCGACGAGCCCGCCGTCGCCTATTACCAGGTCGACGGCGATCGCCTCACGCTCACGCACACCGAGGTACCGCAGGCCTTCGCGGGGCGCGGCATCGGTTCCGAGCTCGCGCGAGGGGTTTTCGATGCGATCCGCGCGAGCGGTCGCAAGGCCGTTCTTCGCTGCAGGTTCATGGGCGGCTTCTATGCCCGTCATCCCGAATATGCGGACATCGTCGATGGCTAG
- a CDS encoding alpha/beta fold hydrolase — protein sequence MSTIVTSDGVSIFYKDWGPKDGQPIMFHHGWPLSADDWDNQMLFFLGKGFRVIAHDRRGHGRSDQTDTGNDMDTYAADVAALVRALDLSNVVHIGHSTGGGEVIRYVARSAPNRVAKAVLIGAVTPIMLATDRYPGGLPMSVFDGFRDALSRNRAQFFLDVPSGPFYGFNRDGAEVSEGLIRNWWRQGMSGGAKAHYDCVAAFSETDFTDDLKAVSVPVLVLHGEDDQVVPIDASAREAIKLLSNGILKTYPGLSHGLFATHPDIINADLLAFIEQRARA from the coding sequence ATGTCCACGATCGTCACGAGCGACGGCGTCAGCATCTTCTACAAGGATTGGGGCCCGAAGGACGGCCAGCCGATCATGTTCCACCATGGATGGCCGCTCAGCGCAGACGACTGGGACAACCAGATGCTGTTCTTCCTCGGCAAGGGATTTCGGGTGATCGCCCATGATCGGCGTGGCCATGGTCGTTCCGACCAGACCGATACCGGAAACGACATGGATACCTACGCCGCCGATGTCGCGGCGCTGGTGCGCGCGCTCGATCTCAGCAACGTGGTTCACATCGGCCATTCGACCGGCGGCGGCGAGGTCATCCGCTATGTCGCGCGCAGCGCGCCGAACCGGGTTGCCAAGGCGGTGCTGATCGGCGCGGTCACCCCCATCATGCTGGCCACCGACCGGTACCCCGGCGGCCTGCCAATGTCCGTGTTCGACGGCTTTCGCGACGCGCTCAGCCGCAATCGCGCGCAGTTCTTCCTCGATGTGCCGAGCGGTCCCTTCTACGGCTTCAACCGCGACGGCGCGGAGGTCAGCGAGGGGCTGATCCGCAACTGGTGGCGCCAGGGCATGAGCGGTGGCGCCAAGGCGCACTATGATTGCGTGGCCGCGTTTTCGGAAACCGACTTTACCGATGACCTGAAGGCCGTATCCGTGCCTGTCCTGGTGCTGCATGGCGAGGACGACCAGGTGGTGCCGATCGACGCATCGGCACGCGAGGCGATCAAGCTACTGTCGAACGGCATTCTCAAAACTTATCCTGGCCTGTCGCACGGGCTGTTTGCGACCCATCCCGACATCATCAACGCTGACCTGCTGGCCTTCATCGAGCAGAGAGCGCGCGCATGA
- a CDS encoding hydrolase, which yields MASETIRNPQTDHLLTPDNAAFIIIDYQPIQVSSIRSMPRDELVFNIVSTAKAAVNYNLPIVHSTVNVATGRNKPPIQELQNVLGHLPTYDRTSINSWEDTGFKDAVKALGRRKLIMTALWTEACLTFPALDAIQEGYEVYVPVDAVGGTSVAAHEAALRRVEQAGAKLISRVQMYCELQRDWAREATVPGFMGVFESFDGFNPEKAAQAA from the coding sequence ATGGCCAGTGAGACCATCCGCAACCCGCAGACCGATCACCTTCTCACCCCTGACAACGCGGCCTTCATCATCATCGATTATCAGCCGATCCAGGTCTCCTCGATCCGCTCGATGCCGCGCGACGAGCTTGTGTTCAACATCGTCAGCACCGCCAAGGCGGCCGTGAACTACAATCTCCCCATCGTCCACTCGACGGTCAACGTCGCGACCGGCCGCAACAAGCCGCCGATCCAGGAGCTGCAGAACGTCCTGGGCCATTTGCCGACCTACGATCGCACCTCGATCAACAGCTGGGAGGACACGGGCTTCAAGGATGCGGTCAAGGCGCTCGGCCGCCGCAAGCTGATCATGACCGCGCTCTGGACCGAGGCCTGCCTCACTTTCCCCGCGCTGGATGCGATCCAGGAGGGGTATGAGGTCTATGTGCCCGTCGATGCGGTCGGTGGCACGTCGGTGGCCGCGCACGAGGCCGCGCTGCGCCGGGTCGAGCAGGCGGGCGCGAAGCTGATCAGCCGCGTGCAGATGTATTGCGAGCTCCAGCGCGACTGGGCGCGGGAAGCCACCGTTCCCGGCTTCATGGGCGTCTTCGAGAGCTTCGACGGCTTCAACCCCGAAAAGGCGGCGCAGGCCGCCTGA
- a CDS encoding pirin family protein: MAKVIGRYGNDRQHWVGDGFPVRSLFSYNDLGAHVSPFLLLDYAGPHLFEPTSQRRGVGKHPHRGFETVTIVYEGEVEHRDSAGNGGVIGPGDVQWMTAAGGIIHEEYHSPGFARAGGPFRMVQLWVNLPAKDKMAPAGYQGILKADIPVVKLPNRAGTIRIIAGDYRGTKGAARTFTPINVWDLSVNAGADVNLDLPAGHTAMIVVLTGHVTIADSQEAGEAEMVLLGREGGDIAIHADGDAKLLVLTGEPIDEPIVGYGPFVMNSEVEIRQAAEDFNSGRFVAAAT; encoded by the coding sequence ATGGCCAAGGTCATCGGCCGGTACGGTAACGACCGGCAGCATTGGGTCGGCGACGGCTTTCCCGTTCGCTCGCTCTTTTCGTACAACGACCTGGGCGCCCACGTCAGCCCGTTCCTGCTGCTCGACTACGCCGGGCCGCATCTGTTCGAGCCGACAAGCCAGCGTCGCGGCGTCGGCAAGCACCCGCATCGAGGCTTCGAGACGGTCACGATCGTCTACGAAGGGGAGGTCGAGCACCGCGACTCTGCCGGCAACGGCGGCGTGATCGGACCGGGCGACGTCCAGTGGATGACTGCCGCAGGCGGCATCATCCACGAGGAGTATCATTCGCCCGGCTTCGCCCGGGCTGGCGGACCTTTCCGCATGGTGCAGCTGTGGGTGAACCTGCCTGCCAAGGACAAGATGGCGCCGGCCGGGTACCAGGGCATTCTGAAGGCCGATATTCCGGTCGTGAAGCTCCCCAACCGTGCTGGCACGATCCGGATCATCGCGGGCGACTATCGGGGGACGAAGGGAGCTGCGCGCACTTTCACGCCGATCAATGTCTGGGACCTCAGCGTGAACGCCGGGGCGGACGTGAACCTCGATCTGCCTGCGGGGCACACGGCAATGATCGTTGTCCTCACGGGTCATGTCACCATCGCAGACAGCCAGGAGGCAGGCGAGGCGGAAATGGTGCTCCTCGGTCGCGAAGGCGGCGACATTGCCATTCACGCCGATGGCGATGCCAAGCTGCTGGTGCTGACAGGCGAGCCCATCGACGAGCCGATCGTAGGATACGGCCCGTTCGTGATGAACAGCGAAGTAGAAATCCGGCAGGCCGCCGAAGACTTCAACAGCGGGCGCTTCGTCGCCGCAGCAACATGA
- a CDS encoding LysR substrate-binding domain-containing protein: MKDLNDLYYFAAVVDHGGFSAAGRALGIQKSLLSRRVLALEERLGIRLLNRSSRRFSVTEVGREFYDRCIAMLVEAEAAEQVAAQVQGEPRGVVRMSCPTALLSFQFGELVARFMMINPRVQILLESTNRRVDVISEGLDLAIRVRFPPLDSIGLVMRRLDESAQCLVAAPKLVGGQLQSPADLHGLPSLDQVRPTREHSWGLHHADGKVATVPHTPRLVTDDMSVLRDAAMVGAGVVQLPTIFVSDDVKKGRLVDVLPDWRPQSGIVHAVFPSRRGLLPSVRALLDFFARECAIQRTRAEKIVPPGLQPRGWSDGTTASEDSAQKTRGPYEELPPWLSQVR; the protein is encoded by the coding sequence ATGAAAGATCTCAACGATCTCTATTATTTTGCCGCGGTCGTTGATCATGGCGGATTTTCCGCGGCCGGGCGGGCGCTCGGCATCCAGAAATCGCTGCTCAGCCGCCGGGTTCTGGCGCTTGAGGAGCGCCTCGGCATCAGGCTTCTCAACCGATCCTCCCGGCGCTTCTCCGTCACGGAGGTCGGGCGCGAGTTCTACGATCGGTGCATCGCGATGCTGGTGGAGGCGGAAGCCGCGGAGCAGGTAGCGGCGCAGGTCCAGGGCGAACCGCGCGGCGTCGTGCGGATGAGCTGCCCCACCGCATTGCTGTCGTTCCAGTTCGGCGAATTGGTCGCGCGCTTCATGATGATCAATCCGCGTGTCCAAATTCTTCTGGAGAGCACCAACCGCCGGGTCGACGTGATCTCCGAAGGATTGGACCTCGCGATACGGGTGCGGTTTCCGCCGCTGGACTCGATCGGTCTGGTGATGCGGCGCCTTGATGAGAGCGCCCAATGCCTGGTTGCTGCTCCGAAGCTGGTAGGTGGCCAGCTGCAATCGCCGGCCGACCTTCATGGCCTTCCAAGTCTGGATCAGGTGCGTCCAACCCGCGAGCATAGCTGGGGACTTCACCATGCCGACGGAAAGGTGGCGACGGTTCCGCATACGCCCCGCCTGGTAACTGACGACATGTCGGTGCTCCGCGATGCGGCGATGGTTGGCGCGGGAGTGGTGCAGTTGCCGACGATCTTCGTCTCCGATGACGTGAAGAAAGGACGGCTCGTCGACGTGCTCCCGGATTGGCGACCTCAGTCCGGGATCGTTCATGCCGTCTTCCCGTCGCGCCGCGGGCTGCTCCCGTCCGTACGCGCGCTGCTGGACTTCTTCGCGCGTGAATGCGCGATCCAGCGCACTCGCGCGGAAAAGATCGTGCCGCCCGGGTTGCAGCCCCGAGGCTGGAGCGATGGAACGACGGCCAGCGAGGATAGCGCTCAAAAGACAAGAGGGCCGTACGAGGAGTTGCCCCCGTGGCTGAGCCAGGTTCGATAG
- a CDS encoding LysR family transcriptional regulator, translated as MDIEGLRTFVEVADAGGVTAAALRLGVSKSIVSRRLARIETELGVQLLARTTRGAALTEAGITFRGHAARICAEYDIALETILPAGELRGSFRIAAPLTFGPTHFASVIADMARLNPQLQIRSSYSDRFVDLIAEGFDCAIRIGHLTDSNLIAKKVGYTPAIYVATPEYIERHGAPETPEEFGAHDVVMHGTETWLAMDGDKVIHLKPQGRFKADNAVALVAAAVAGVGVAGIPKELIIEHLDSGALVPVMKRYPPPNLGIYVVRPPGQHPERKVRVLTEMMIACCQNLCKAIMLRDAHRLG; from the coding sequence ATGGATATCGAGGGCTTGCGAACATTTGTGGAGGTTGCCGATGCGGGCGGCGTGACTGCCGCTGCTTTGCGTCTCGGCGTGTCCAAATCCATCGTAAGCCGGCGGCTCGCGAGGATCGAGACCGAACTGGGCGTTCAATTGCTCGCGCGGACCACACGCGGTGCTGCCCTCACAGAGGCAGGTATCACCTTTCGGGGTCACGCCGCCAGGATCTGCGCGGAGTACGACATCGCCTTGGAAACAATCCTGCCGGCAGGCGAGCTGCGCGGGAGCTTCAGAATTGCCGCGCCACTGACCTTCGGTCCGACACATTTCGCGTCCGTCATCGCCGATATGGCGCGCCTCAATCCCCAGCTGCAGATTCGATCTTCTTACTCTGACCGCTTCGTCGATCTCATCGCGGAAGGCTTCGACTGCGCGATCCGGATCGGCCATTTGACCGACTCGAATCTGATCGCGAAGAAGGTCGGATATACGCCCGCGATCTACGTCGCGACCCCCGAATACATCGAGCGCCACGGCGCACCGGAAACGCCGGAGGAGTTTGGCGCCCACGATGTCGTGATGCACGGGACCGAGACCTGGCTTGCCATGGATGGCGATAAGGTGATCCACCTGAAGCCGCAGGGGCGGTTCAAGGCCGACAATGCCGTGGCTCTCGTTGCGGCGGCGGTCGCTGGCGTGGGCGTAGCCGGAATTCCCAAGGAGCTGATCATCGAGCACCTCGATTCCGGGGCACTCGTTCCGGTGATGAAGCGCTATCCACCACCCAACCTCGGCATCTATGTGGTGCGGCCGCCAGGACAGCATCCAGAGCGCAAGGTGCGGGTTCTGACAGAGATGATGATCGCATGCTGCCAGAATCTCTGCAAAGCGATCATGCTGCGTGACGCGCATCGGCTGGGCTAG
- a CDS encoding nuclear transport factor 2 family protein, with the protein MSPAAHSTAQPASTASPLAVLQSILSNPTDLDFVKQFTTDDFIYVSLNYEHAELKQIMPWAGTNKGTEGLVQTFIDVGRYWRTDAFEIQDSFENENGAAIFGSFTYTSTVLGKTVTSPFAVLARGENGKLSYVQFMEDTFATVRSFRESGEYLIKANPDGSETSV; encoded by the coding sequence ATGTCCCCTGCTGCACACTCCACAGCTCAACCCGCGTCGACGGCATCGCCTTTGGCGGTACTGCAGTCAATCCTGTCGAACCCGACCGATCTCGACTTCGTCAAGCAGTTCACCACGGATGACTTCATCTATGTCTCGCTCAACTATGAGCACGCTGAACTGAAGCAGATCATGCCTTGGGCGGGCACGAACAAAGGCACCGAGGGGCTGGTTCAGACCTTTATCGACGTCGGCCGGTACTGGAGGACAGACGCTTTCGAAATTCAGGACAGCTTTGAAAATGAGAACGGCGCTGCGATTTTCGGTTCTTTTACCTACACATCGACCGTGTTGGGTAAAACGGTGACATCACCCTTCGCGGTTCTGGCGCGCGGCGAGAACGGCAAGCTGTCCTACGTGCAGTTTATGGAAGATACCTTCGCGACCGTCCGCAGCTTCCGGGAAAGCGGCGAGTATCTCATCAAGGCAAATCCCGACGGATCGGAGACCAGCGTCTGA
- a CDS encoding SDR family NAD(P)-dependent oxidoreductase codes for MIDLKGKRALVTGGSRGIGAAIALVLAENGADVAFTYQNAAEKAQSVVKSIEAAGRRAVAIQADSADPEAIARSVNEAVTALGGIDILVNSAAIGHSGMIADIDLGEYQRVMDVNVRAPVLFAKAVIPHLSEGGRIITIGSALGERVPFPGITTYAMSKAALTSFTRGLSRELGPKGITVNLIQPGATNTDSNPADGEAADFQRSLTSLGRYAEPREIGNAVAYLASPAASIITGATLTVDGGAIA; via the coding sequence ATGATTGATCTTAAAGGCAAGCGGGCGCTGGTAACCGGTGGATCCCGCGGCATCGGCGCAGCGATCGCGCTGGTGCTTGCCGAGAATGGTGCGGACGTCGCCTTTACGTATCAGAATGCGGCTGAAAAGGCGCAGAGCGTCGTCAAGTCTATCGAGGCGGCAGGACGCCGCGCAGTCGCGATTCAGGCGGATAGCGCCGATCCGGAGGCGATCGCCCGTTCCGTGAACGAGGCGGTCACCGCGCTCGGCGGCATCGACATTCTGGTGAACAGCGCCGCGATCGGCCACTCCGGCATGATCGCCGATATCGACCTTGGCGAGTATCAGCGCGTGATGGACGTCAACGTTCGTGCTCCCGTGCTGTTCGCAAAGGCTGTGATCCCGCACCTGAGCGAAGGCGGCCGTATCATCACGATCGGCTCGGCGCTTGGCGAGCGCGTTCCGTTCCCGGGCATCACGACCTATGCGATGTCGAAGGCGGCACTGACCTCGTTCACCCGCGGCCTCTCGCGCGAGCTCGGGCCCAAGGGCATCACCGTCAACCTGATCCAGCCGGGCGCGACCAACACGGATTCGAACCCGGCGGACGGCGAGGCGGCCGACTTCCAGCGCAGCCTGACGTCGCTGGGCCGGTACGCCGAACCGCGCGAGATCGGTAACGCTGTCGCCTATCTGGCCAGCCCGGCCGCAAGCATCATCACCGGCGCGACGCTGACCGTCGACGGTGGTGCGATCGCTTGA